A genomic window from Triticum urartu cultivar G1812 chromosome 7, Tu2.1, whole genome shotgun sequence includes:
- the LOC125520819 gene encoding NADP-dependent alkenal double bond reductase P2-like, with protein MEVENRYVAVRHHVEGSPSVDDFEVKAETVRWTPESGEVLVRNMYVSIDPYQLNRMKRQSASHHSVDVIVPGERIASYGVGEVVASACEEYKEGDVVAGMLAWEEHSVFRPETSMLMSKVDASSGFPLSYQLGALGTSGMTAYGGFYEVCKPKVGETVFVSAASGSVGSLVGQFAKLAGCRVVGCAGTQAKVDLLKDKLGFDDAFNYREEPDLKAALKRHFPDGIDIYFENVGGEMLEAALANMNTYGRVAVCGVIAEYTDPGRRAVPDLLEVIYKRITLRGFFAWDFITKFHEFTAIIGGWIEEGKVHVIEDVSDGLESVPSAFVALYRGQNVGKKLVKLA; from the exons ATGGAGGTGGAGAACCGGTACGTCGCCGTCAGGCACCACGTCGAGGGCTCCCCGTCGGTGGACGACTTCGAGGTGAAGGCGGAGACGGTGCGGTGGACGCCCGAGTCCGGCGAGGTCCTGGTCCGGAACATGTACGTCTCCATCGACCCCTACCAGCTCAACCGCATGAAGCGCCAGAGCGCTTCCCACCACTCCGTCGACGTCATCGTGCCCGGCGAG AGGATCGCGTCGTACGGAGTCGGCGAGGTGGTGGCGTCGGCGTGCGAGGAGTACAAGGAAGGCGACGTGGTCGCCGGCATGCTCGCCTGGGAGGAGCACAGCGTGTTCCGGCCGGAAACCAGCATGCTCATGTCCAAGGTCGACGCCTCCTCCGGCTTCCCCCTGTCCTACCAGCTGGGCGCGCTGGGGACGAGCGGCATGACGGCGTACGGCGGGTTCTACGAGGTGTGCAAGCCGAAGGTGGGCGAAACGGTGTTCGTGTCGGCGGCGTCGGGCTCCGTCGGCAGCCTGGTCGGCCAGTTCGCCAAGCTCGCCGGCTGCCGCGTCGTCGGCTGCGCCGGCACGCAGGCCAAGGTGGACCTGCTCAAGGACAAACTGGGCTTCGACGACGCCTTCAACTACAGGGAGGAGCCGGACCTGAAGGCGGCGCTCAAGCGGCACTTCCCCGACGGCATCGACATCTACTTCGAGAACGTCGGCGGCGAGATGCTGGAGGCGGCTCTGGCCAACATGAACACCTACGGCCGGGTGGCCGTCTGCGGCGtcatcgccgagtacaccgacccCGGGCGGCGCGCCGTGCCGGACCTGCTGGAGGTGATCTACAAGCGCATCACCCTCCGGGGCTTCTTCGCCTGGGACTTCATCACCAAGTTCCACGAGTTCACCGCCATCATCGGCGGCTGGATCGAGGAGGGCAAGGTCCATGTCATCGAGGACGTCTCCGACGGGCTGGAGAGCGTCCCGTCGGCCTTCGTCGCGCTCTACCGCGGCCAGAATGTCGGCAAGAAGCTCGTCAAGCTGGCATAG